From one Triticum urartu cultivar G1812 chromosome 3, Tu2.1, whole genome shotgun sequence genomic stretch:
- the LOC125545583 gene encoding probable methyltransferase PMT26, producing MAFGRGAKMDGRRPSSPSSSMCTTTTVVVFVALCMVGAWMMTSSTVFPVEPTSNKKSEPIEVSTSNKKTEVKDQRAEVGFGETDEAAKSGSVSSEKFEDTDNNDNVPDESHSNRDAPEEEKFPENAMEKPVEMAEEKEPPKEKEDSKDSFDDANGKSEGQSAKEGGESGDEEEKSEERKDKETTTDNDVEKSDAEKKEDQEGKSEDDATEQPQIEEKVEESGEKEPAAKANEVFPDGAQSELLKESNTENGSFPTQAAESKNEKEAQAASKSSGDEITYSWKLCNSSAVTDYIPCLDNEKAIKKLHSTKHYEHRERHCPAEPPTCLVPLPEGYKRPIEWPKSRDKVWYSNVPHTKLAEYKGHQNWVKVSGDHLLFPGGGTQFKNGALHYIDTIQQALPDIAWGKRSRVILDVGCGVASFGGYMFDRDVLTMSFAPKDEHEAQVQFALERGIPAISAVMGTKRLPYPSRVFDVIHCARCRVPWHIEGGKLLLELNRLLRPGGYFVWSATPVYQKLPEDVEIWNAMSSLTKSMCWKMVKKTKDTLNQVGMAIYQKPMDNNCYEKRSEDSPPLCKETDDADAAWNVPLQACIPRLPIGPSVRGSKWPEMWPQRLEKTPFWIDGSRVGVYGKPANEDFEADYAHWKRVVSKSYVNGMGIDWSKVRNVMDMRAVYGGFAAALRDQKVWVMNIVPIDSPDTLPIVYERGLFGMYHDWCESFSTYPRTYDLLHADHLFSKLKKRCKLLGVFAEVDRILRPEGKLIVRDDAETISELESMAKSLQWEVRMTYARGKEGLLCVQKTTWRPKEIEASM from the exons ATGGCATTTGGCCGAGGCGCGAAGATGGACGGCAGGCGGCCCTCGTCGCCGTCCTCGTCGATGTGCACGACGACCACCGTCGTCGTGTTTGTGGCGCTCTGCATGGTCGGCGCCTGGATGATGACGTCCTCCACCGTCTTCCCGGTAGAGCCTACTTCAAACAAGAAGTCGGAGCCGATAGAGGTGTCAACATCGAATAAGAAGACCGAGGTCAAGGATCAGCGCGCAGAAGTTGGCTTTGGTGAAACCGACGAGGCGGCGAAATCCGGCAGTGTTAGCTCGGAAAAATTCGAGGACACTGACAATAATGACAATGTTCCAGATGAGTCGCATAGTAACAGGGATGCTCCTGAGGAAGAGAAGTTCCCTGAGAACGCAATGGAGAAGCCTGTCGAGATGGCTGAAGAAAAGGAACCACCAAAGGAGAAGGAGGACAGTAAGGATTCGTTCGATGATGCAAATGGAAAATCAGAAGGACAGAGTGCTAAGGAGGGTGGGGAGTCTGGTGATGAGGAGGAGAAGAGCGAGGAGAGGAAAGATAAGGAGACCACCACTGACAATGATGTTGAAAAATCCGATGCAGAGAAGAAGGAAGATCAAGAAGGAAAGTCTGAGGATGATGCAACTGAGCAGCCTCAAATCGAGGAGAAAGTGGAAGAAAGTGGAGAGAAGGAACCAGCTGCAAAAGCTAATGAGGTATTTCCTGATGGAGCTCAGTCTGAACTTCTAAAGGAGTCGAATACCGAGAATGGGTCATTCCCTACACAGGCTGCAGAGTCAAAGAATGAGAAGGAAGCTCAAGCAGCATCAAAATCTTCAGGTGATGAAATCACCTATAGCTGGAAATTATGTAATAGCAGTGCCGTGACAGATTACATACCTTGCCTTGACAATGAGAAGGCTATCAAGAAACTTCATTCTACCAAGCATTATGAACACCGTGAGAGGCATTGCCCTGCGGAGCCTCCGACCTGCCTTGTTCCACTTCCGGAAGGATATAAGCGCCCCATCGAGTGGCCCAAGAGCAGGGACAAG GTATGGTACAGCAACGTCCCTCACACCAAGCTTGCAGAGTACAAGGGTCATCAGAACTGGGTTAAAGTTTCTGGGGATCATCTTCTGTTTCCTGGGGGCGGGACTCAGTTCAAGAATGGCGCACTCCACTACATCGATACTATTCAGCAG GCTTTACCTGATATTGCATGGGGTAAACGAAGCCGTGTGATTCTAGATGTTGGTTGTGGAGTTGCTAGCTTTGGTGGCTACATGTTTGATAGAGATGTGCTTACCATGTCATTTGCTCCAAAAGATGAGCATGAAGCTCAAGTACAGTTTGCGCTCGAGAGGGGAATTCCAGCAATATCAGCTGTAATGGGCACCAAGAGACTTCCATATCCTAGCAGGGTTTTTGATGTCATTCACTGTGCTCGCTGCAGGGTCCCTTGGCACATTGAAG GTGGCAAGCTTTTGCTGGAATTGAACCGACTATTACGTCCTGGTGGTTACTTCGTCTGGTCTGCCACTCCTGTTTACCAAAAGCTCCCTGAAGATGTTGAAATTTGGAATG CCATGTCTTCTCTGACAAAGTCCATGTGCTGGAAAATGGTTAAGAAAACAAAGGATACATTAAATCAAGTTGGTATGGCCATATATCAGAAGCCAATGGACAACAATTGCTACGAGAAAAGATCAGAAGACAGCCCACCGCTATGCAAGGAAACTGACGATGCAGATGCTGCATG GAATGTACCTTTGCAAGCGTGCATACCCAGATTGCCTATTGGTCCATCAGTAAGAGGATCAAAATGGCCAGAGATGTGGCCTCAAAGGCTTGAGAAGACTCCCTTCTGGATTGATGGTTCTCGTGTTGGAGTTTATGGAAAACCAGCAAATGAAGACTTCGAGGCAGACTATGCACACTGGAAACGTGTTGTAAGTAAGTCGTATGTGAATGGCATGGGAATTGACTGGTCTAAAGTGAGAAATGTCATGGACATGAGAGCCGTATACGGAGG TTTTGCTGCAGCACTGAGGGACCAAAAAGTCTGGGTTATGAATATCGTGCCAATCGATTCGCCTGACACACTGCCCATTGTTTATGAGCGTGGCTTGTTTGGAATGTATCATGACTGGTGCGAATCTTTCAGCACTTACCCAAGAACATATGACCTCCTACATGCAGACCATCTCTTCTCAAAGCTCAAAAAGAG ATGTAAATTGCTGGGAGTGTTTGCCGAGGTTGACCGGATATTGAGGCCAGAAGGCAAACTGATCGTGAGGGACGACGCAGAGACAATAAGCGAGCTTGAAAGCATGGCGAAGTCCCTGCAGTGGGAGGTGCGCATGACCTACGCCAGGGGCAAGGAAGGGCTGCTCTGCGTCCAAAAGACCACGTGGCGGCCCAAGGAGATCGAAGCAAGCATGTAG